One part of the Lachnospiraceae bacterium JLR.KK002 genome encodes these proteins:
- a CDS encoding LysR family transcriptional regulator — translation MATLKQLKTFIAVVEYKKMSEAARRLYISQPTVSQIISDLENEYQTRLFERFPRELKITPAGMLLLDSAREIVASHEHLEQSMKHANSLRPLRIGATLTIGNTMMGALVEELNRLHSDIDVTVFVDNTKIIEHRMINNELDIALVEGIIVRQEIMTEPVIEDSLCVICGNKHPFASRDSISIEDLRHQDFIMREKGSGTRAIFENIMLTHHIPFVTRWECSSRCGIVDAVRHNLGLGILSRRCITEYVEKGEIRSLPLENVSMKRYFYLCHNQSKPVTSQMQDFIQLVESLPRTQT, via the coding sequence ATGGCTACTTTAAAACAACTGAAAACCTTTATTGCAGTAGTGGAATATAAGAAGATGAGCGAAGCCGCCAGACGTCTGTACATTTCCCAGCCCACCGTAAGCCAGATTATCTCAGACCTGGAAAACGAATATCAGACCAGACTGTTTGAACGGTTCCCCAGAGAGCTGAAAATCACCCCGGCAGGTATGCTCCTGTTAGACAGCGCCAGAGAAATTGTCGCAAGCCACGAACATCTGGAACAGTCCATGAAACATGCCAATTCCCTGCGCCCCCTGCGTATCGGCGCAACCCTCACCATCGGCAATACCATGATGGGCGCACTGGTGGAAGAGCTGAACCGCCTGCACTCCGACATTGACGTAACCGTATTTGTGGACAATACCAAAATCATTGAACACCGGATGATTAACAATGAACTGGACATTGCACTGGTAGAAGGAATCATCGTCCGGCAGGAAATTATGACGGAACCTGTTATCGAGGATTCCCTCTGCGTCATCTGCGGCAATAAGCATCCCTTTGCCTCCAGAGACTCCATATCCATCGAAGATCTCAGACATCAGGATTTTATTATGCGGGAAAAGGGAAGCGGAACCCGTGCCATTTTTGAAAATATCATGCTGACCCATCACATTCCTTTTGTAACGAGATGGGAATGCAGCAGCCGCTGCGGGATTGTGGATGCAGTACGCCATAACCTGGGCCTTGGCATCCTGTCCCGGCGCTGTATCACAGAGTATGTGGAAAAGGGTGAAATCCGTTCCCTGCCTCTGGAAAATGTATCCATGAAACGGTATTTTTATCTCTGCCATAACCAGAGCAAGCCTGTTACCTCCCAGATGCAGGATTTCATCCAGCTTGTGGAATCCCTGCCCCGTACACAAACATAA
- a CDS encoding FAD-dependent oxidoreductase, whose translation MKVLVLGGVAAGTKVAAKLMREDRGNEVVVLNKGADISYAGCGLPYYVGHVIEDREQLIVNTPEKYSRLTGVTVLTETEAVKVDPEGKKVVARNLKTGEEQVHEYDKLIISVGASPVKPPMEGCDLENVFFVRTPEDAIQIRDVVDAGNVKRAVVVGAGYIGLEIAENLKLQGVRPFVLDMAEHALPGFDAEMAEYVEGKLQESGIPVVTGVAVTGIEGDGKVEKVITSKKAYKADLVVLSAGIRPNTAFLEGIGLEMFKGTIMTNENGETNLPDIYAAGDCAMVHNALTGKAAWSPMGSTANISGRLIAQNIMGANLGYRGVLGTAVCKLPGLNVGRTGLTEAQAEAEGFHPVSVITVVDDKAHYFPGAGTFVISVC comes from the coding sequence ATGAAAGTATTAGTTCTTGGAGGTGTTGCTGCCGGAACCAAAGTGGCTGCAAAACTGATGCGGGAAGACCGCGGGAATGAAGTGGTTGTCCTGAATAAAGGGGCTGACATTTCCTATGCAGGCTGCGGCCTTCCCTATTATGTGGGCCATGTGATTGAGGACCGGGAGCAGTTGATTGTGAACACACCGGAGAAGTATTCCAGACTGACAGGCGTTACCGTGTTGACAGAGACGGAAGCGGTAAAGGTTGACCCGGAAGGAAAAAAAGTTGTGGCCAGGAATCTGAAGACCGGAGAGGAACAGGTTCATGAGTACGACAAACTGATTATTTCCGTTGGAGCAAGCCCTGTGAAACCTCCCATGGAAGGCTGTGATCTGGAAAATGTGTTCTTTGTAAGGACGCCGGAAGACGCCATTCAGATTCGTGACGTGGTGGATGCGGGAAATGTAAAACGTGCCGTAGTAGTAGGCGCAGGTTACATTGGCCTGGAAATTGCAGAGAATTTAAAACTGCAGGGCGTTCGTCCTTTCGTGCTGGATATGGCGGAACATGCTCTTCCCGGATTTGACGCGGAGATGGCTGAATATGTGGAAGGCAAACTGCAGGAAAGCGGAATCCCGGTGGTAACGGGAGTGGCGGTAACCGGAATCGAAGGAGACGGAAAAGTTGAAAAGGTAATTACCAGTAAGAAAGCATACAAGGCGGATCTGGTGGTACTCAGTGCCGGAATCCGGCCCAACACGGCATTTCTGGAGGGAATCGGACTGGAAATGTTTAAGGGAACCATTATGACAAATGAGAACGGGGAGACAAATCTTCCCGATATCTATGCGGCAGGAGACTGTGCAATGGTTCACAACGCTCTGACCGGAAAGGCTGCATGGTCCCCCATGGGCTCCACAGCCAACATCAGCGGACGTCTGATTGCTCAGAATATCATGGGCGCAAATCTTGGATACCGGGGTGTGCTGGGAACTGCCGTATGTAAGCTGCCGGGACTGAACGTGGGAAGAACCGGACTGACAGAAGCGCAGGCTGAGGCAGAAGGCTTCCATCCGGTCAGCGTAATTACTGTTGTGGATGACAAAGCACATTATTTCCCCGGAGCAGGCACTTTTGTAATTAGTGTCTGCTGA
- a CDS encoding nitrite/sulfite reductase: MSKDYIAEFRGDLQEFHEMTEKFYRKDINIAEYKRFSGGFGSYAQRGGASSMLRLRLTGGEIRKEQLLFIAESIEKYKITLVHFSTCQSLQLHNLSEAQVCALIEESFDHGIITRGGGGDYPRNVMCSPLSGVQKGEYFDVLPYAKAAADYLLGFIHTVKLPRKLKVCFSSSQENITHATFRDLGFVATERNTFDVYSAGGLGREPRMGALVASDVEPSGILYCIKAMVDTFVTYGNYENRGKSRTRFMQDTLGCEGYIQAFQEKLSLAYSEEHLDIHPDIPVTAKPGDGTTPRHPRIIPQKQEGLYALHYHPPGGSPHPEFFRSLYNAILPMEDAVLRISPDQSLYILNLTGSEAEKLLPLTADSAETLFETSVSCIGASICQIGARDSQALLAACLKRVRQEHFPDGVLPKIHISGCPSSCSGHQIASLGFRGGVRQTPDGPRPAFAVYEMGCPLRGREAFGTELGLMLESEIPEFLVELGTEIAARSMTYEQFVKEHHDDFLNIVKKYL; the protein is encoded by the coding sequence ATGTCCAAAGATTATATAGCAGAATTTCGGGGAGATTTGCAGGAATTCCATGAAATGACGGAAAAATTTTACCGGAAAGACATAAATATCGCAGAATATAAGCGCTTTTCCGGAGGTTTCGGAAGTTATGCCCAGAGAGGCGGCGCCTCCAGTATGCTGCGTCTTCGCCTGACCGGCGGAGAAATCCGCAAAGAACAGCTTCTGTTTATTGCGGAAAGTATCGAAAAATACAAAATTACACTGGTACATTTTTCCACCTGCCAGAGTCTGCAGCTTCACAACCTGTCTGAGGCGCAGGTCTGCGCCCTGATAGAAGAATCCTTCGACCATGGCATTATCACCAGAGGCGGCGGAGGCGACTATCCCAGAAATGTCATGTGTTCCCCTCTCTCCGGCGTACAGAAGGGAGAATATTTTGACGTTCTTCCCTACGCAAAAGCTGCCGCTGACTATCTGCTTGGATTTATCCATACCGTAAAACTTCCCCGGAAGTTAAAGGTATGCTTTTCCAGTTCTCAGGAAAACATCACTCATGCCACATTCCGGGATCTGGGGTTTGTGGCCACAGAACGAAACACCTTTGACGTATACAGCGCAGGAGGTCTGGGCCGGGAGCCCCGCATGGGAGCTCTGGTGGCCTCTGATGTGGAGCCTTCCGGAATCCTTTACTGTATCAAAGCAATGGTGGATACCTTTGTCACTTACGGGAACTATGAAAACCGCGGAAAATCCCGTACCCGCTTCATGCAGGATACTCTGGGATGCGAAGGTTATATTCAGGCATTTCAGGAAAAGCTGTCTCTGGCATATTCCGAAGAACATCTGGATATTCATCCTGATATTCCGGTAACAGCCAAACCGGGGGACGGAACCACTCCCCGCCATCCCCGTATAATCCCTCAGAAACAGGAAGGGCTGTACGCCCTGCACTACCATCCGCCCGGCGGCAGCCCTCACCCGGAATTTTTCCGCAGCCTGTACAACGCCATCCTTCCCATGGAGGATGCGGTGCTTCGGATTTCTCCGGACCAGAGCCTTTATATTCTCAATCTGACCGGCTCCGAAGCGGAAAAGCTGCTGCCCCTGACTGCAGACAGCGCGGAAACCTTATTTGAAACTTCCGTATCCTGTATCGGCGCTTCCATCTGCCAGATTGGCGCCAGAGATTCCCAGGCTCTGCTGGCTGCCTGCCTGAAACGTGTCCGTCAGGAGCATTTTCCTGACGGAGTGCTTCCCAAAATTCATATTTCCGGCTGCCCCTCCTCCTGCTCCGGCCATCAGATTGCTTCTCTTGGCTTTCGGGGCGGCGTCCGGCAGACTCCGGACGGACCGCGCCCGGCCTTTGCCGTATATGAAATGGGCTGCCCCCTCCGGGGCCGGGAAGCATTCGGCACGGAACTGGGCCTTATGCTGGAATCTGAAATTCCTGAATTTCTCGTGGAACTGGGAACGGAGATTGCTGCCCGCAGCATGACTTACGAACAGTTTGTGAAAGAGCACCATGATGATTTTCTGAACATTGTAAAAAAATATCTGTGA